GGGACGGTCCCCGCCTCATGGGGACTGTCCCCATGCCGCTCGGGGTATACCGGCGTGATGACGGTTACGTCCGGCAGGTGCGTCCCGCCGTTGTACGGATCGTTCAATACGTAGACGTCGCCCGGCTTCATCTTCCCGGCGTTCTTCGCGATCACCGTCTTGATCGACTCGCCCATGGAGCCCAGGTGGACGGGCATGTGCGGGGCGTTGGCGATGAGGTTGCCCTCGGCATCGAAAAGCGCGCAGGAGAAATCGAGCCGCTCCTTGATGTTGACCGAGTAGGCCGTCTGGGCGAGGCGCACGCCCATCTGCTCGGCGATGGACATGAAGAGGTTGTTGAACACCTCGAGCATCACCGGGTCGGCGTGGGTGCCGGCCGCGTAGCGCACCGTCCGCGCCACGACGCGCCTGAGCACGAGATGGTCGAGCGCGGTGACCTCGGCCTCCCAGCCGGGCTCCACCACCGTCGTCGCGTTCTGCTCGGCGATGATCGCCGGGCCCGCTACGCGCTGGCCGGGGACCAGCGCCTCCCTCACGAAGACCGGGGTGCGGTGCCGCTCGCCGCCGCTCGTCATTTCCACGTGCTCCGCCGGGTGCGCCGGGCCGCGACCTGCCGCATGGGCGGGGGGGCTTTCCCGCGGCGCGTCGGACTTGCCCACCGCTTCGACGGATACCGCCTCGGCGATTAGCGCGCGGTCGGGCATGAGGAAACTGAAGCGGGCGCGGTAGAGCCGCTCGAAATCCGCGCGCATCGCCTCCGGCGCTCCGAGGGGCACCGCGAGCGAGGAGTCCGTGCCCTCGTACTTGAGGTGCACGCGCTTGTCGACCCGCTCCACCGCGCAGCCCTGCTCCTCCAGCTCGCCCGCGCAGCCCTTCGCCAGGCGCCCCGTCCTTTCGGCCAGTTCGTCCGCCGCGCCCTCGATGCGGCACTCCACCGCCTCCTCGCGCAGCGCGCGCACCTGCGCGAGGCCCATCCCGTAGGCGGAGAGCACGCCAGCCAGCGGGTGGATGTAGACCTGCGTCATGCCCAGCTCGTCCGCCACGAGGCAGGCGTGCTGCCCGCCTGCGCCCCCGAAGCACTGGAGCGTGTATTCGGTCACGTCGTGCCCGCGCTGCACGCTGATGAACTTGATGGCGTTGGCCATGTTGGCCACGGCGATCCTGAGGAATCCCTCCGCCAGTTGTTCCGTCGACTGCGGCCTGCCCGTGGCTGTCCCGATCTCGCCGGCCAGCGCCGCGAACTTCTCGCGCACGACGCCGGCATCGAGCGGCTCGTCGCCCCGGACCCCGAACACCTTCGGAAAGTACTCGGGGTGGATCTTGCCCAGCATCACGTTGCAGTCGGTGACCGCCAGCGGGCCCCCGCGCCGATAGCACGCCGGCCCGGGGTTGGCGCCCGCGGAGTCGGGTCCCACGCGCTGGCGCTGCCCGTCGAAATGCAGGATCGAGCCGCCGCCCGCGGCGATGGTGTGGATGGCCATCATGGGCGCGCGCATGCGCACGCCGGCGACCAGCGTGTCGAATTCACGCTCGAGTTCCCCGGCGTAGTGCGACACATCGGTCGACGTGCCCCCCATGTCGAAGCCGATCACCTTCGGGAAGCCCGCGAGTTCCGCCGTCTTCACCATGCCCACGATGCCGCCCGCCGGCCCGGAGAGGATCGAGTCCTTCCCCTGGAAGCGGTGCGCGTCCGTGAGCCCGCCGGAGGACTGCATGAACATGAGGCGCGCGCGCGGCAACTCCCCCGCCACCTGGTCCACATAACGCCTGAGGATCGGCGAGAGATAGGCGTCCACCACCGTCGTGTCCCCGCGCGAGACGATTTTCATGAGCGGGCTCACGGCGTGCGATACCGAGACCTGGGGGAAGCCCGCCTCGCGGGCGAGCGCCGCCACCCGCGCCTCGTGCGCGGGATAACGGTAGCCGTGCATGAAGACGATGGCGATGGATCGGAAGCCCTCGGCGAACGCCGCCGCCAGGTCGCGCCGCGCGAGCGTCTCGTCGAGCGGCTTGACGAGCTCGCCGTGCGCCCCCACGCGCTCGTCCACC
The sequence above is a segment of the Betaproteobacteria bacterium genome. Coding sequences within it:
- a CDS encoding hydantoinase B/oxoprolinase family protein, translated to MSANIPGRWQFWIDRGGTFTDVVARRPDGTIATHKLLSENPERYRDAAIAAIRHFLGVKSGEPIPVERIEAVKMGTTVATNALLERKGESTVLFITRGFRDQLRIAYQNRPRIFDRHIRLPELLYRKVVEVDERVGAHGELVKPLDETLARRDLAAAFAEGFRSIAIVFMHGYRYPAHEARVAALAREAGFPQVSVSHAVSPLMKIVSRGDTTVVDAYLSPILRRYVDQVAGELPRARLMFMQSSGGLTDAHRFQGKDSILSGPAGGIVGMVKTAELAGFPKVIGFDMGGTSTDVSHYAGELEREFDTLVAGVRMRAPMMAIHTIAAGGGSILHFDGQRQRVGPDSAGANPGPACYRRGGPLAVTDCNVMLGKIHPEYFPKVFGVRGDEPLDAGVVREKFAALAGEIGTATGRPQSTEQLAEGFLRIAVANMANAIKFISVQRGHDVTEYTLQCFGGAGGQHACLVADELGMTQVYIHPLAGVLSAYGMGLAQVRALREEAVECRIEGAADELAERTGRLAKGCAGELEEQGCAVERVDKRVHLKYEGTDSSLAVPLGAPEAMRADFERLYRARFSFLMPDRALIAEAVSVEAVGKSDAPRESPPAHAAGRGPAHPAEHVEMTSGGERHRTPVFVREALVPGQRVAGPAIIAEQNATTVVEPGWEAEVTALDHLVLRRVVARTVRYAAGTHADPVMLEVFNNLFMSIAEQMGVRLAQTAYSVNIKERLDFSCALFDAEGNLIANAPHMPVHLGSMGESIKTVIAKNAGKMKPGDVYVLNDPYNGGTHLPDVTVITPVYPERHGDSPHEAGTVPAPLFYVGSRGHHADIGGITPGSMPPFSKTVEEEGVLLDNVKLVEDGKMLEGEMRRLLASATWPARNPDQNIADLRAQVAANEKGVQELRRMVAHFGLDVVKAYMKHVQDNAEECVRRVIGVLKDGEFAYEMDNGAVIRVKISIGADRRSAVIDFAGSSAQLESNFNAPSAVVYAAVLYVFRTLVDDDIPLNAGCLKPLEVRIPEGSMLNPRPPAATVAGNVETSQCITDALYGALGVMAASYGTMNNFTFGNDTYQYYETISGGTGAGPGFPGTDTVQAHMTNSRLTDPEVLEWRYPVRVDSHSIRAGSGGQGRWNGGNGATRRVRFLEPMMAAILAGHRRVPPYGMAGGLPGEVGRNWVERADGSRTDLGFADETQVGPNDVFVIETPGGGGFGAKGRAPETN